The Myotis daubentonii chromosome 9, mMyoDau2.1, whole genome shotgun sequence genome has a segment encoding these proteins:
- the SELENOH gene encoding selenoprotein H, which yields MASRGRKRKAEAAVVAAAEKQEKLAGGQKEVEEATVVIEHCTSURVYGRNAAALSQALRLEAPELPVKVNPAKPRRGSFEVTLLRPDGSSAELWTGIKKGPPRKLKFPEPQEVVEKLKKCLP from the exons ATGGCATCCCGCGGGAGGAAGCGGAAGGCCGAGGCGGCGGTGGTCGCGGCAGCTGAGAAGCAGGAGAAGCTGGCTGGCGGccagaaggaggtggaggaggcgaCGGTCGTTATCGAGCATTG CACGAGTTGACGCGTGTACGGGCGCAACGCCGCGGCCCTGAGCCAGGCGCTGCGCCTGGAGGCCCCGGAGCTCCCGGTGAAGGTGAACCCTGCCAAGCCCCGGAGGGGCAGCTTCGAGGTGACGCTGCTGCGCCCGGACGGCAGCA GTGCGGAGCTCTGGACTGGGATTAAGAAGGGGCCCCCACGCAAACTCAAGTTCCCTGAGCCGCAGGAAGTCGTGGAGAAGCTGAAGAAGTGCCTTCCGTAG
- the BTBD18 gene encoding BTB/POZ domain-containing protein 18, translated as MCSPASPKIIYRNSRFLRLAFLQLYHQQQSGVFCDVLLQAEGEVVPAHCCILSACSPFFTKRLEQERPAQGCKVVLELGGLKITTLRKLVDFLYTSEMEVSLEEAQEVLSAARQLCISELESLQLEGGKLVKAPQGRRLNRECLQPPSAAPISARVVASSHCPTPLPVTQTPCPRGAVRLKLSGKDEGPQDKSNRQNAGDLSGTLLLKRKARACPVPEEESSSPSSHSQGSKESKSDPALGPTELSPPSLYPSVDKRLLPRKIRLSRSKPSPDVCTSKPSSILSGSSSVPATPGRRLWRQKSIKKEVLEDKHTPGRASPLQSTSSPSGLGKMGGSKKWSPEVRAPNLDSAEEGQVGRVKLRKTVNGTCWEVVQEPPLKTSKDSPHVPEPGDSEEPPGIQPSSVNQQEMSSTRIDLCQDSPVSCKLQDILLSASRSPDHPVVKSEFGSSPELVGKEPGFDIDCTEPYAFDTALLEQPCEAEEYRITSVAATSELEEILDFMLCGPDIEPPTVSLESPEAEGCRTPSYHLTETGKNWMEGEGWYLPGMELWPRELTGLEKEPVGENKEPIEPFSPLVMPSKISEGEMLSVGHSWNQDQEITSSMPLDGQGDKLLHIDSLDLPQRSYGDLLPPCSNWVETGLEVSLTMEEVLYPAPEPGKEVLSNSELLDLPSASSEEEEIDVVDWIAEGNLVPTSIPSIWPDASSESETEVDILT; from the coding sequence GTGAGGTAGTCCCAGCCCATTGCTGTatcctgtctgcctgcagccccttctTCACAAAGCGCCTGGAGCAGGAGAGGCCAGCTCAGGGTTGTAAGGTGGTGCTGGAGCTGGGGGGCCTGAAGATCACAACACTTAGGAAGCTGGTGGACTTCCTGTATACCTCAGAAATGGAAGTATCTCTGGAAGAAGCCCAAGAGGTGCTTTCTGCTGCCCGTCAGCTCTGCATATCTGAGCTGGAATCCCTTCAGCTAGAAGGGGGGAAGCTAGTAAAGGCCCCTCAGGGCCGAAGACTGAACCGGGAGTGCTTACAACCTCCAAGTGCCGCACCAATCTCTGCCAGGGTGGTGGCATCCAGCCACTGCCCTACTCCACTGCCCGTTACCCAGACTCCTTGTCCTCGTGGGGCAGTGAGATTGAAGTTGTCAGGGAAGGACGAAGGGCCCCAGGACAAGAGCAACCGACAGAATGCAGGGGACTTATCTGGCACGCTCCTGCTCAAGAGGAAGGCCAGAGCCTGCCCAGTTCCGGAAGAAGAAAGCTCTTCGCCATCAAGCCACAGTCAGGGATCTAAAGAAAGTAAGAGTGACCCTGCCCTTGGTCCTACAGAGCTTTCCCCACCCAGCTTGTACCCCTCTGTGGATAAGCGACTGTTGCCCAGAAAGATCAGGCTGAGTCGTTCAAAGCCATCACCTGATGTCTGTACATCCAAGCCTTCCAGCATTTTAAGTGGATCCAGCTCAGTGCCAGCAACCCCTGGCCGGCGTCTTTGGCGACAAAAGAGTATAAAGAAAGAAGTGCTAGAGGACAAGCACACACCAGGGAGAGCTAGTCCTCTACAAAGCACCTCAAGCCCATCTGGCCTTGGAAAAATGGGTGGGAGTAAGAAATGGAGCCCTGAAGTCAGGGCACCTAACTTAGACTCTGCAGAAGAGGGGCAGGTTGGGAGAGTGAAGCTTAGGAAGACTGTTAATGGGACCTGCTGGGAAGTGGTACAAGAACCTCCCCTCAAAACCTCTAAAGATAGCCCTCATGTCCCAGAACCTGGAGACTCAGAAGAGCCTCCAGGAATTCAGCCATCCTCAGTTAACCAGCAGGAAATGTCATCTACTAGAATAGACCTGTGTCAGGATTCCCCTGTGTCCTGTAAGCTACAAGACATTCTGCTCTCTGCTAGCCGCTCCCCAGACCACCCAGTAGTGAAGTCTGAGTTTGGATCCAGTCCAGAGCTGGTAGGGAAGGAACCTGGATTCGATATTGACTGCACAGAGCCATATGCATTTGACACAGCCCTGCTAGAACAGCCCTGTGAAGCCGAGGAATACCGAATCACAAGTGTTGCTGCCACCAGTGAGCTGGAGGAGATCCTGGACTTCATGCTATGTGGCCCAGACATTGAGCCACCTACAGTATCTCTGGAGAGTCCTGAAGCTGAGGGCTGCAGGACCCCTAGTTATCACTTGACAGAAACAGGGAAGAATTGGATGGAAGGGGAAGGATGGTATTTACCAGGAATGGAACTCTGGCCCAGAGAGCTAACTGGATTAGAAAAGGAACCTGTGGGTGAGAACAAAGAGCCAATTGAACCCTTTAGCCCCCTTGTCATGCCCTCTAAGATTAGTGAAGGGGAGATGCTTTCTGTAGGACACTCTTGGAATCAAGACCAAGAAATTACCAGTTCCATGCCACTGGATGGTCAGGGGGACAAACTTCTTCACATTGACTCCCTTGACCTTCCCCAAAGGTCCTATGGGGACCTCTTACCTCCCTGTTCTAACTGGGTAGAGACAGGGCTGGAAGTATCCCTAACTATGGAAGAGGTGTTATACCCTGCCCCAGAACCAGGCAAGGAGGTACTTAGCAACTCTGAGCTGTTAGACCTACCTTCTGCCAGCTCTGAAGAGGAAGAGATTGATGTGGTAGACTGGATAGCAGAGGGGAACCTAGTACCTACCAGTATTCCCTCCATATGGCCAGACGCTTCCTCAGAGTCAGAAACAGAGGTAGATATACTAACCTAG